The following proteins come from a genomic window of Paenibacillus sp. CAA11:
- a CDS encoding endolytic transglycosylase MltG → MKNRNFLMGLGAGLIIGAILLQLMNVAQSTNSKSLYTEEQVKQAAESLGLKVYGSDEEVYTEQEWKEKTSGNKGQTSRGTAASPSTPVKPSTPKKPSSTSTTSPATPVKPAEPQKPTAKSNSASEEKSAESISKGSISVKVTSGSTLTDVAARLEKANVISDKSSFIKWAKAKKLTSVIQTGTYQFTEGEDFSSIAKKITTRSK, encoded by the coding sequence GCTATCCTGCTGCAGCTGATGAATGTGGCTCAGAGTACAAATTCTAAATCACTATACACTGAGGAGCAGGTTAAACAAGCCGCTGAGAGTCTTGGTCTTAAGGTGTATGGAAGCGATGAAGAGGTGTATACCGAGCAGGAATGGAAAGAGAAAACCTCTGGGAATAAGGGACAGACAAGCAGGGGTACTGCTGCGAGTCCTTCAACGCCTGTTAAACCGTCCACTCCTAAGAAACCGTCGTCAACTTCGACGACTTCTCCCGCTACTCCTGTTAAGCCTGCAGAGCCCCAAAAGCCTACAGCGAAATCCAATTCTGCTTCAGAGGAGAAATCGGCCGAATCCATTTCCAAAGGCAGCATTTCCGTCAAGGTTACTTCCGGATCAACGTTAACGGATGTGGCAGCAAGGTTGGAGAAGGCAAACGTAATTTCCGACAAGAGCTCTTTTATAAAGTGGGCAAAAGCCAAAAAGCTGACGTCTGTGATTCAAACGGGAACCTATCAGTTCACTGAAGGGGAAGATTTCTCCTCGATTGCTAAAAAAATTACCACACGATCCAAATAA